The genomic window CAAGCAACGCCTTTGGACAAAAGGTGAAGAAAGTGGAAACTTTTTAAATTTAGTTGATATTAAAAATGATTGCGATAACGATTCATTACTTATTCAAGTAAACCCAGTTGGTCCTACTTGCCATACAGGAACTGATACGTGCTGGAAAGAAGAAAACAAATCTAATTACGGTTTCTTTTCAACATTAGAAGATGTAATTACAGAACGTGTTGCAAACAAGGATACAAACAAGTCTTATGTAGCCAGTTTATTTGCAAAAGGTATTAATAAAGTTGCTCAAAAAGTAGGCGAGGAGGCCGTGGAAACGGTTATTGAAGCTATGGATAATAACGACGAATTGTTTATTTATGAATCGGCAGATTTAATGTTTCATTATCTAATGTTATTACAAGCAAAAGGCTTCACTTTAAAAGATATAGAGAAAGAATTAATAGGAAGACATAAGTAAAACGTCTTTTTTTAACATTTTATCGTAAATTGCATATATAAACCTACTTATAATGACAATCTACACTCTTAAAAAATCAGCACTACTATTATGTAGTGTTTTTTTTGTTTTTGCATGTTTCGAAGATTCAGATGATTCTTTATCTTATAAGAATACACCGTTAAGTGCAACGGATTTAAATAATCCAAATCCGTTCTCTGGTACCATGGCTCCCATAGAAACAATGCCTTACAGCGAAATTTCAAGTTTAAAATATTGTATTGAATTGGACCGATGGGATATTCAAAATAATAACTCAAATCCAGAAAAAACAACAGATAATTTACAACTAGCCATAGATTGGGCAGTTTCCGAAGGTTATGGCCAAATTTGTCTACCAGAAGGTCATTATCTTATAGGTAAATATGGGAATGATATTTATCAAGCCGGTATTGTATTGGATAGTAATATGGCTTTTTTGTTAGATGAAAATGCGATAATAGAAATGGCTCCAAATAATAAGTGGAACTATTGCGCTATTGCCGTTCGCGGAAAATCTAATGTTGTTATTTCTGGAGGAACCATTCTTGGAGACCGTGAAAACCATGAATATACTGCTAGAGAAAGTGATGGAGCTATAGCTCATGATGAAGGACACTTAATTTGTATTGAAGGAGAAAGTGAATCTGTTACTGTAGAAAATGTAACTTTAGGAAAAGCAAACGGCGATGGTATTTTAATGGTTGGAAGTCCAAAAGATGATCCAGAACAAAAGCTAAAAGATATTACAGTTAGGCGTAATAATTTTTCGGATAATAGAAGGCAAGGTATTTCGTTAGTTGGTAGTTCAGATGTTTTAATTGAAGATAATGAAATTCATCACACAAATGGAACTTCTCCTCAGTTTGGTATAGACTTAGAAGGTGCCGGACGGTTAAATCAAAACATTACTATTAGACAGAATTATTTTCATAATAATAGAGGTGGAGATGTTGTAAATACTGATGGTGAAAATATTTTATTCGAAGATAATATTTTAACTCAAGGCGAAGATAGTCAGTATATAGACGGACCAATTGTGTATTGGAAAAATGCAGATTGGACAATAAGAAATAACAGTATAACCATGCGTACGGTTTCTGTTAATAATTGGAATGGAATTATTATGTACTCTAATGATAATGATAAAACAAACCCTGCAACTACTTACATTTATGAAAACACATTAAATAATTGTGGTATGTATATGTACAAAGGTGGTGATTTAGAAATCACCAATAACGACATGATTAATGGGCATTTGGCTTTTAAAGAAATAACGAATTTAACACTTGAGGACAACCGTGTAGAACACGAGAGTAAATGTTGGGCTTATCGTTTTTTAGAAGTTAGTGGTTCTGCAACTGGAAATACATATAACGGTGAAGCTTTTGATATACCTTTACAAGCAAATATACCTTGGGATGGCTGTTGGATAAACTAACCTTCTAAAAAATTAGTTTATAAAGTAGTCTAAGATATATTACTATAATTAGTAAAAAGAATGTATTTTTCACCACTTTAAAAATAAGTAATGAAAAAATATTTCTATCTCATAACCATTCAATATTTAGGCTATCGTTTTCATGGTTGGCAAAAACAACCAAATGTAAAAACGTTGCATTTAATGGTGGATAGAACGTTTAATTTCATCTTAGAAGGTAAGCGTTTTAAAAGTTTAAGTTCGGGTAGAACAGATGCTATGGTATCTGCGGAATGTGCGGCTATTGAACTTTTTTTATTTGAACCTATTGAAGATCAAGTGGCTTTTTTAGAGCTTTTTAATAGAAATTTACCACAAGATATTCGCGCTTTAGAAATTAAAGAGGTTGATGCAAAATTCAATATTATTCAAAATTCAAAAATTAAAGAATACTTATATTTATTCGCTCATGGAGAAAAGTGCCATCCTTTTTGTGCTAATATAATGACGACGGTTTTAGATGAATTAGATATTGATTTAATGAAAGAAGGAGCTAAACTTTTTGAAGGCGAGAATTACCTAAAGTCTTATTGTTACAAACCAACTGATAATGGAGTTTATACACGAGAGATTATAACTTGTGAATTAATTGAAAACACGGTTTATACCGCTAATTATTTTCCAGAAAAAACATATATTTTGCGTGTACAAGGTAAAGGATTTATGCGAAATCAAATTCGTTTAATGATGGGGACACTCTTCGATTTGGGTAAGGGGAAATTATCGCTTCAAGATATTCGTGATAGTTTGAAACCAGATAACAATATTGCGATAAATTACGTTGCTCCAGCTTCAGGTTTAATTTTGAAAAGTATTGATTTCATTGACTAAACCTTAGTCTTTTATTCTTAATTATTTTAACTTTTTAAGTTTTATTTAACTTAATTTATGTTAAATAAAACTTAAGACCGTTAAAGCCTGTTAAAGGGTTTGGGAACGCTTATATAGCTCTTATATTGAATGGAAACACAAACAATATATTATGAGCTATTTAAAAATGAACGATGAAGAATTATTACCTGTGGTGATGGAATTGAATATTTTATTAGCCGATTACCACGTTTATTACCAAAAATTACGCAGCAACCATTGGAATGTTGTCGGCAAAAACTTTTTTGATTTGCATGAAAAGTTTGAACAAATGTATAATGATGCACTTATAAAGATAGATGAAATTGCCGAACGCATCTTAACGTTACGCTATCATCCAATGAGTCAGTTGGAGGATTATCTTAAATCGTCTTCTATAAAACAAAATGTAACTCTTAAGTCTGATGAAGCTATGGTTGAAGAGATTTTAAGCGATCATAAATTGCTACTAGAGCAGATGGGGAAAGTTATGGAGAAGTCTAATAATGCTTCCGATGAAGGAACTTCCGATTTAATCGGAGCTTATATTCGTGAACTGGAGAAAACAAGTTGGATGCTAGAAGCATGGACTAAAGAGTCTTCTAAAATCATTAAGGAAGAAGTTGTTGAAGTTCGTTAGGTTATTTAATTATTATTAAAAAATAATTAATAATCATAAAAACTTAACAATTATGGAAACTACATTTAATGAGGCGTTTAGTAACCTTATTGCAAAATTAGAAGGTTGGTTTACAACTATAATAGAATATTTACCAAATTTAACATTAGCAATATTAGTATCAATTGCAGCTTATTTTGCTGCAAAATATGTAAATAGATTAACCTATAAAATGGTCTCTAAGCGTATACAACAAGATTCTGTTGCACACATGATTTCAAGAATAGCAGCGGTAATGCTAGTCATTATTGGTTTATACATTTCTCTTGGTATATTAAATTTAAGTAAAACATTAACCTCTTTATTAGCTACAGCAGGTGTTGCCGGTTTAGCTATTGGTTTAGCATTACAAAACACCTTAAGTAATACAGTTGCTGGTGTGTCGCTTTCTTTTAGAGAAAAAATACAGATAGGAAATTGGGTAGAGACTAATGGATACTCTGGAGAAGTTATGGATATCAATTTAAAAGAGTTTGTTATAAAAGAAGCTGATAATAATATCGTGATTCTACCAAACAAATTGATTCTAGAAAATGCTTTGAAAAACTATTCTTTAACCACAAGAATGCGTGTGGCTTTAAAGTGTGGTGTTGGGTATGAATCCGATTTAGCAAAAGTAAAATCCTTAACAAAAGAAACAATTGCAGCTAATTTTGATCAAGTTAAAAGTGCTGATGATGTCGAGTTTTATTACACTGAATTTGGTGGTAGCTCGATTGACTATTTATGCCGATTTTGGATTGACTCAGAAAGCATGCTCGACAAATTAAATGCTAAAACAGAAGCTATTATAGCGATTAAAAATGCATATGATAAAGCAGGAATCAATATTCCTTTCCCAATTCGAACACTTCAATTCGATAATAAATTATCTGTAGACACGTCCAAAACATCACAAAAAAACGAATTCTCTAAGAACTAGAGTAGATTTATCATTATCGATAAATTATTTATTTAAATTTAAAAATAAAAACAATGAAAAATTATATATACATAGTTGTATTACTTATTTGTGGTACCGCTATGGCGCAAGAAAAACCTAAAGACATAAAAGAAGAAACCATTGAGAAAACGGTTAAATATAACAATGGAGAAGAAGTAACCGAAAGTAAATTAAAAGTTATTTCACGA from Algibacter sp. L1A34 includes these protein-coding regions:
- the hisIE gene encoding bifunctional phosphoribosyl-AMP cyclohydrolase/phosphoribosyl-ATP diphosphatase HisIE, whose amino-acid sequence is MTIKYDANGLVPAIIQDATTKNVLMLGYMNEESYQKTLETKKVTFFSRSKQRLWTKGEESGNFLNLVDIKNDCDNDSLLIQVNPVGPTCHTGTDTCWKEENKSNYGFFSTLEDVITERVANKDTNKSYVASLFAKGINKVAQKVGEEAVETVIEAMDNNDELFIYESADLMFHYLMLLQAKGFTLKDIEKELIGRHK
- a CDS encoding right-handed parallel beta-helix repeat-containing protein — translated: MTIYTLKKSALLLCSVFFVFACFEDSDDSLSYKNTPLSATDLNNPNPFSGTMAPIETMPYSEISSLKYCIELDRWDIQNNNSNPEKTTDNLQLAIDWAVSEGYGQICLPEGHYLIGKYGNDIYQAGIVLDSNMAFLLDENAIIEMAPNNKWNYCAIAVRGKSNVVISGGTILGDRENHEYTARESDGAIAHDEGHLICIEGESESVTVENVTLGKANGDGILMVGSPKDDPEQKLKDITVRRNNFSDNRRQGISLVGSSDVLIEDNEIHHTNGTSPQFGIDLEGAGRLNQNITIRQNYFHNNRGGDVVNTDGENILFEDNILTQGEDSQYIDGPIVYWKNADWTIRNNSITMRTVSVNNWNGIIMYSNDNDKTNPATTYIYENTLNNCGMYMYKGGDLEITNNDMINGHLAFKEITNLTLEDNRVEHESKCWAYRFLEVSGSATGNTYNGEAFDIPLQANIPWDGCWIN
- a CDS encoding tRNA pseudouridine synthase A; the protein is MKKYFYLITIQYLGYRFHGWQKQPNVKTLHLMVDRTFNFILEGKRFKSLSSGRTDAMVSAECAAIELFLFEPIEDQVAFLELFNRNLPQDIRALEIKEVDAKFNIIQNSKIKEYLYLFAHGEKCHPFCANIMTTVLDELDIDLMKEGAKLFEGENYLKSYCYKPTDNGVYTREIITCELIENTVYTANYFPEKTYILRVQGKGFMRNQIRLMMGTLFDLGKGKLSLQDIRDSLKPDNNIAINYVAPASGLILKSIDFID
- a CDS encoding Dps family protein, with the protein product MSYLKMNDEELLPVVMELNILLADYHVYYQKLRSNHWNVVGKNFFDLHEKFEQMYNDALIKIDEIAERILTLRYHPMSQLEDYLKSSSIKQNVTLKSDEAMVEEILSDHKLLLEQMGKVMEKSNNASDEGTSDLIGAYIRELEKTSWMLEAWTKESSKIIKEEVVEVR
- a CDS encoding mechanosensitive ion channel family protein, yielding METTFNEAFSNLIAKLEGWFTTIIEYLPNLTLAILVSIAAYFAAKYVNRLTYKMVSKRIQQDSVAHMISRIAAVMLVIIGLYISLGILNLSKTLTSLLATAGVAGLAIGLALQNTLSNTVAGVSLSFREKIQIGNWVETNGYSGEVMDINLKEFVIKEADNNIVILPNKLILENALKNYSLTTRMRVALKCGVGYESDLAKVKSLTKETIAANFDQVKSADDVEFYYTEFGGSSIDYLCRFWIDSESMLDKLNAKTEAIIAIKNAYDKAGINIPFPIRTLQFDNKLSVDTSKTSQKNEFSKN